A window of Fusarium verticillioides 7600 chromosome 10, whole genome shotgun sequence contains these coding sequences:
- a CDS encoding hypothetical protein (At least one base has a quality score < 10), whose translation MAESPQETVTKHLSDPSKPLRPILTSLNGDNSWLMSFPRPEAERAATGRVFYHLAFEPWLNGAAHVGHPWFVHLARVEKEGISTFEDLENLIREIEEAASAHLPANAQAQESTRQLDAILLGFFTPTTSIHKL comes from the coding sequence ATGGCTGAATCGCCGCAAGAAACCGTTACAAAACACCTCTCAGACCCTAGCAAACCGCTCCGGCCGATACTTACCTCTCTAAATGGCGATAACAGCTGGTTGATGTCCTTCCCTAGGCCTGAGGCGGAGAGGGCTGCTACAGGGAGGGTCTTCTATCATCTTGCTTTTGAACCGTGGCTGAATGGAGCTGCCCATGTTGGACATCCATGGTTCGTACACCTTGCTCGTGTTGAAAAGGAGGGCATCTCGACCTTTGAAGACTTGGAGAATCTGATTCGCGAGATCGAGGAAGCTGCCTCGGCGCATCTGCCAGCAAAtgctcaagcccaagagtCAACGAGACAACTCGATGCTATCCTTCTTGGTTTCTTTACTCCGACCACCTCCATCCACAAACTCTGA
- a CDS encoding carboxymethylenebutenolidase, whose translation MYADISKPPASLPSINLQVLRPGLSLLCPLSRRGHGPGLIILSATTEDPLAFYEGVPSSLVKWAEEGYAVVQIEAAAFHGKNSGIVLKEAIDALKQCEKCDLNDKVGLVSYEPKLWNIAAPGIDQTTEIAASVLYADVESAETLASSQKPLLKHIAGQDFKPSSQSHYSYKESSSYAFATPGHPHFHYITESVSHTRNLQFLKPKLEGPFFDLEAIWDEHTWYEFSDRSVQHTMSTMVQEPYVNHVPTLTGGIGRSSLTKFYRDNFIFNNSLDTTLELISRTIGIDRVVDEFIYKFTHDREIDWLLPGIPPTFQRAEIPFTAVVNIRGDRLYHEHISWDQGTALRQLGLMPEYLPFPYAIPGQTGGPGAKYEYRVPVIGTETADKMRDRNSVPSNDMFNYKVRQVQDGPEGLRKEDDGKKETDIVSVAA comes from the exons ATGTACGCCGATATCAGCAAGCCACCAGCCTCCCTCCCTTCCATCAATCTCCAGGTCTTGAGACCCGGCCTTTCATTGCTGTGCCCACTCTCCAGACGAGGCCACGGCCCCGGTCTCATTATTCTCAGTGCCACTACTGAGGATCCGTTGGCTTTCTACGAAGGTGTCCCTTCCTCATTGGTGAAGTGGGCTGAAGAGGGTTATGCCGTCGTTCAGATTGAAGCCGCTGCATTTCATGGAAAAAACAGCGGAATCGttctcaaagaagccatcgatgCTTTGAAGCAATGCGAGAAGTGTGACCTGAACGATAAAGTTGGCCTGGTTT CGTATGAGCCAAAGCTATGGAACATCGCTGCTCCTGGAATCGATCAAACCACAGAGATCGCTGCTAGTGTTCTTTACGCCGACGTAGAGTCGGCAGAGACTCTGGCCTCTAGCCAAAAGCCTCTGTTGAAGCATATTGCCGGCCAGGACTTCAAGCCCTCAAGTCAATCGCACTATTCTTACAAAGAGTCTTCGAGCTATGCTTTCGCGACTCCAGGGCACCCTCACTTTCACTATATAACTGAGTCTGTATCTCACACTCGTAATCTTCAGTTTCTGAAGCCCAAACTCGAGGGACCCTTCTTTGACCTCGAGGCTATTTGGGATGAACATACCTGGTACGAGTTTAGTGATCGATCGGTACAGCATACGATGAGCACAATGGTCCAGGAACCTTATGTGAATCATGTTCCAACT TTGACTGGCGGTATTGGCCGAAGTAGTCTCACAAAGTTCTACCGAGAtaacttcatcttcaacaattcCCTCGATACTACGCTTGAACTCATTAGTCGCACGATAGGAATTGACCgtgtggttgatgagttcATTTACAAATTCACCCACGATCGTGAGATTGACTGGCT CTTACCTGGTATCCCTCCTACTTTCCAAAGAGCAGAGATTCCATTCACAGCTGTTGTCAACATCCGGGGCGATCGCCTGTATCATGAACATATCTCTTGGGATCAAGGTACTGCGCTACGACAACTTGGACTTATGCCTGAGTATCTACCCTTTCCTTATGCCATCCCTGGCCAGACAGGAGGTCCCGGTGCAAAGTACGAGTACCGCGTTCCTGTGATCGGAACTGAGACTGCGGATAAGATGCGAGACAGGAACTCAGTTCCCTCAAATGATATGTTCAACTACAAGGTTCGTCAAGTGCAAGATGGTCCTGAAGGCTTAAggaaggaagatgatggcaagaaggagacagACATTGTAAGTGTAGCTGCTTGA